From a single Sporosarcina oncorhynchi genomic region:
- the mraY gene encoding phospho-N-acetylmuramoyl-pentapeptide-transferase, with protein MKLVTTMTVITVAFIITALLGMVIIPLLRRLKFGQSIREEGPDAHKKKAGTPTMGGLIFLGSIIISMLALSYIYEDVLTTQTIVLMIVLGGFGLIGFLDDFIIVVMKRNLGLTSIQKLIGQIVIAIIAYFLLKMGPFDTTVIIPFTDFSIDLGIFYVAFLVFWLVGFSNAVNLSDGLDGLVAGTSTIAFAAFGVYALAYEQNDIAIFSFVVAGAMLGFLLFNMKPAKVFMGDTGSLALGGAIAMLSILVKQELLLLVIGIVYVIETLSVMIQVTSFKLTGKRVFKMSPIHHHFELSGWSEWKIVIVFWGVAFLAAIIPLLLEVF; from the coding sequence ATGAAACTCGTCACAACAATGACGGTCATCACCGTCGCATTCATCATAACAGCTCTATTAGGCATGGTGATTATACCATTGCTTAGAAGACTAAAATTCGGGCAAAGCATACGGGAAGAAGGTCCGGATGCCCACAAGAAAAAAGCAGGCACGCCTACAATGGGCGGCCTTATTTTCCTGGGCTCGATTATCATTTCAATGCTTGCCTTATCATACATATATGAAGATGTACTAACAACCCAGACAATTGTCTTAATGATTGTTCTCGGAGGCTTCGGTCTAATCGGGTTTTTGGATGACTTTATTATTGTCGTCATGAAAAGAAACTTAGGATTGACGTCCATTCAGAAACTAATCGGTCAAATCGTCATTGCGATTATCGCCTATTTCCTTTTGAAAATGGGGCCATTTGACACGACGGTCATTATTCCATTTACCGATTTCTCCATCGATTTGGGTATCTTCTATGTGGCGTTCCTTGTTTTTTGGCTAGTTGGGTTTTCAAATGCGGTCAATTTATCAGATGGTCTAGATGGTCTTGTCGCGGGAACGTCAACGATTGCTTTTGCTGCTTTCGGTGTATATGCTCTTGCGTACGAACAAAATGATATAGCGATATTTTCATTCGTTGTCGCTGGTGCGATGCTTGGCTTTTTGCTCTTCAATATGAAACCCGCTAAAGTGTTCATGGGCGATACAGGTTCATTGGCACTTGGTGGAGCGATCGCCATGCTATCGATTCTAGTGAAACAGGAACTTCTTTTACTCGTTATCGGGATCGTCTATGTGATTGAGACATTATCGGTCATGATTCAGGTGACCAGTTTCAAATTGACAGGGAAAAGGGTTTTCAAAATGAGTCCGATCCATCATCACTTTGAATTATCAGGTTGGTCGGAATGGAAAATCGTTATAGTCTTTTGGGGAGTGGCTTTCTTGGCTGCGATTATCCCTTTATTGTTGGAGGTGTTCTAA
- the ftsW gene encoding putative lipid II flippase FtsW — translation MRSLDRKLKAAFLISAALLSIVGLAFVHSAGSYWGQVHYADSSPFIVKQGIYMAVSIFAAFVLMKSPWTSNHTFWTVFYYITILLLVAVMIPGVGAVRNGSQSWIALGPFSLQPAEFVKVALIGKLAFSMKMRAGKSPFHISHFILILLPAALIMLQPDLGSAVIMIVSAFVILFIAGYPLSFFTVIGFAGIGGFIALIAAAPYRLDRIKSYIDPWNDPLGAGFQGIQSLFAIAPGGLFGHGYGNSRQKYLYLPEPQNDFIFSIIAEEIGFLGATFILLLFVVLLVSAFGIAIRTKAYPSFLITAGMASMIIFQTFLNVGVVSGLLPVTGVTLPFISYGGSSLLTTWMAAGVILHFAFNRKRI, via the coding sequence ATGCGTTCACTGGACCGGAAATTGAAAGCTGCGTTTCTCATATCAGCTGCATTACTGTCTATAGTCGGATTGGCATTTGTCCACTCAGCAGGTTCTTACTGGGGCCAAGTCCATTATGCCGATTCTTCGCCTTTTATAGTCAAGCAAGGAATTTATATGGCGGTTTCAATCTTTGCCGCGTTCGTGTTGATGAAAAGCCCATGGACCTCTAACCACACATTTTGGACAGTCTTTTATTACATAACGATTCTGTTGTTAGTAGCTGTCATGATCCCGGGTGTGGGGGCTGTCAGGAATGGTTCTCAAAGTTGGATTGCTTTGGGACCATTCAGTCTTCAGCCTGCTGAATTCGTCAAAGTGGCTTTGATTGGAAAGCTCGCTTTTTCAATGAAGATGCGTGCGGGAAAAAGTCCTTTTCACATCAGTCATTTTATTCTAATCCTATTACCGGCGGCTTTAATTATGTTACAGCCGGATCTTGGTTCAGCTGTCATTATGATTGTCTCGGCGTTCGTCATCTTGTTTATAGCGGGTTATCCATTATCGTTTTTCACTGTCATCGGATTTGCAGGCATCGGAGGTTTCATTGCTCTTATTGCCGCAGCGCCATACAGATTAGATCGCATCAAATCGTATATCGATCCTTGGAATGATCCACTCGGAGCAGGGTTCCAGGGAATCCAATCTTTATTCGCTATAGCACCTGGAGGCCTGTTTGGTCACGGATACGGAAATAGCAGACAGAAGTATTTGTACTTGCCTGAGCCCCAGAATGACTTCATCTTTTCAATCATTGCAGAAGAAATCGGTTTTCTTGGCGCGACATTCATACTGTTATTGTTTGTTGTATTACTCGTCTCTGCATTTGGGATTGCTATTCGGACAAAAGCATATCCTTCTTTTTTAATAACTGCTGGTATGGCGTCGATGATCATTTTCCAGACATTCCTCAATGTTGGTGTCGTATCCGGACTACTACCTGTGACAGGCGTGACATTGCCTTTCATTAGCTATGGTGGTTCCTCATTATTGACAACATGGATGGCAGCGGGCGTTATTTTACATTTTGCATTTAATCGAAAACGAATTTGA
- a CDS encoding penicillin-binding transpeptidase domain-containing protein, whose translation MVVGKLFHVQIVKHDWLKAKAEENWDREIPFGAIRGEINDRNGQRIVGNQLAPTLYFMPSQNREPEKAATELAAILKTDAAKLLEKMTKKEYMVKLAPEGKNITQEQADEIAKLQIEGLYTGVDFVRNYPNDDLLARLIGFTGYDGQGLAGIEYAYDEILQGTGDKVRLYTDARAVPLPHVDDGFQTGENGATIELTIDVEMQKIMEREMIQAMEKYDSTQALGIIMNPKTGEILSLASMPSFHPTNYQDVDPSIYNRNLPVWMTFEPGSTFKIVTLAAGLEEKVIDLHNDHFYDPGYTKVANARLRCWKRSGHGHQSFLEVVENSCNPGFIEIGQRLGGEKLDSYIRKFGFGETTGSGIAGEAKGILFSKEAFGPVEQATTAFGQGISVTPIQQVQAVAAAINGGYLYKPYIVKEIKNDKGETIQAFEPEMKRRVISEETSAQVREALESVVANGSGRNAFNDGLRVGGKTGTAQKVVDGAYRDGDYIVSFIGFAPADDPELLVYIAVDSPKNSVQFGGVIAAPIVGRIIEEIAPLAGIEKRADQIEKEYRWGDQVTHRVPDLTGMTKGMVGRQLHTYSIKWHGKGEVVKYQMPEPDTLMNVDDIIHVYTEE comes from the coding sequence ATGGTTGTTGGCAAACTCTTTCATGTTCAAATCGTGAAGCATGATTGGCTAAAAGCAAAAGCGGAAGAGAATTGGGATAGAGAAATACCTTTTGGTGCAATTAGGGGAGAAATAAACGATCGCAATGGACAACGTATAGTTGGTAACCAACTTGCTCCGACATTGTACTTTATGCCTTCCCAAAACCGTGAACCCGAAAAAGCGGCAACAGAGTTAGCTGCGATTCTTAAAACGGATGCTGCGAAGCTACTTGAAAAAATGACGAAAAAAGAGTATATGGTGAAATTGGCACCTGAAGGAAAGAATATTACGCAAGAACAGGCCGATGAAATCGCAAAACTGCAAATCGAAGGCCTGTACACTGGTGTCGACTTTGTCCGGAATTATCCGAATGATGATTTGTTAGCTAGACTTATTGGATTTACAGGATATGATGGTCAGGGGTTGGCAGGTATTGAATATGCTTATGATGAAATACTACAGGGTACAGGTGATAAAGTCAGACTTTATACAGATGCTAGAGCAGTTCCGTTACCCCATGTTGACGATGGTTTTCAAACCGGAGAAAACGGTGCAACAATTGAATTGACTATCGATGTTGAAATGCAAAAGATTATGGAACGTGAAATGATACAAGCGATGGAGAAATATGACTCCACTCAAGCGCTCGGAATTATCATGAATCCAAAGACAGGTGAAATCCTTTCTCTTGCATCTATGCCATCGTTTCATCCGACTAACTACCAAGATGTCGATCCGTCAATATATAATCGGAATTTACCTGTATGGATGACATTTGAACCGGGATCGACATTCAAAATAGTAACGTTGGCAGCAGGCCTTGAAGAGAAAGTCATCGATCTTCATAATGACCATTTCTATGATCCAGGTTATACAAAAGTGGCAAATGCCAGATTAAGATGCTGGAAAAGATCCGGACACGGTCATCAGTCCTTTTTAGAAGTAGTTGAAAACTCTTGTAACCCGGGCTTTATAGAGATTGGACAGCGACTTGGAGGCGAAAAACTGGATTCTTACATTCGAAAGTTCGGATTTGGTGAAACGACCGGCTCCGGAATCGCGGGCGAAGCAAAGGGAATTCTATTTTCTAAAGAGGCTTTTGGTCCTGTCGAACAGGCTACTACTGCTTTTGGCCAAGGGATTTCCGTTACGCCAATCCAACAAGTGCAAGCGGTCGCCGCTGCTATAAATGGCGGTTATTTATATAAACCGTATATTGTGAAGGAAATAAAGAATGATAAGGGTGAGACGATACAAGCTTTTGAACCGGAAATGAAAAGACGAGTCATTAGCGAAGAAACTTCTGCCCAAGTGAGAGAAGCTTTAGAGTCTGTTGTCGCAAACGGATCTGGACGCAATGCTTTCAATGATGGACTTCGTGTCGGCGGTAAAACAGGGACTGCTCAAAAGGTTGTAGACGGTGCATACCGGGACGGTGATTATATCGTTTCATTTATCGGTTTTGCACCAGCAGATGATCCCGAATTGCTTGTTTATATCGCAGTCGACAGTCCGAAAAACTCTGTTCAGTTCGGTGGAGTTATCGCGGCGCCGATTGTAGGAAGAATTATCGAAGAAATAGCACCACTAGCAGGAATCGAAAAGCGGGCGGATCAGATTGAAAAGGAATACCGATGGGGCGATCAAGTCACTCACCGTGTACCAGATCTAACAGGGATGACAAAAGGCATGGTAGGTCGTCAACTTCATACGTATTCTATAAAATGGCATGGAAAAGGTGAAGTCGTCAAATATCAGATGCCCGAGCCGGATACGCTAATGAATGTTGATGATATCATCCATGTCTATACAGAAGAATGA
- the murD gene encoding UDP-N-acetylmuramoyl-L-alanine--D-glutamate ligase produces the protein MKPNRFNGQRVLVLGLAKSGFAAAELLHSLGAVVLVNDASPEDGNEDALILRSKGVEVICGSHPQDLLDREFDLIIKNPGIPYHNNVLQQALQQNIPIWTEIELAYLVSEAPIVAITGSNGKTTTTTLLYHMLNIGGKNPLIAGNIGTVASSVAEQATENDVIVMEVSSFQLAGIENFRPKIAVWTNLYDAHIDYHGSAEEYAKAKAKIIMNQESDDFFIYNADQAELQPYIGHGRGERVPFSLNGKKQEGISADDELIYWQGEPFVKRSIIKLLGQHNLENILAATASAILLNCDKEAIENVLSSFTGVRHRMQFVKELDNRTFFNDSKATNTLATKSALSSFDEPVILIAGGLDRGHSFEELRPYMSQVKALLTLGETGNRLVEFAQSCGVPFAKKVTSMEEAVRAAYEVSKEGDQILLSPACASWDQYKSFESRGDAFIEAIMKL, from the coding sequence ATGAAGCCGAATAGGTTCAACGGGCAACGCGTGCTAGTACTGGGTCTTGCCAAAAGTGGATTTGCGGCGGCTGAACTCCTTCATTCGCTTGGTGCTGTCGTGCTTGTTAATGATGCATCACCTGAAGATGGAAACGAGGATGCTCTTATTCTACGTTCAAAAGGTGTGGAAGTGATTTGTGGAAGCCATCCGCAAGATTTACTTGACAGGGAATTTGATTTAATTATTAAAAATCCAGGTATTCCTTATCACAACAATGTATTGCAACAGGCATTGCAACAAAATATACCGATTTGGACGGAAATTGAGTTGGCCTACTTGGTCAGTGAAGCTCCGATAGTTGCTATTACCGGTTCGAACGGTAAAACAACGACGACGACATTACTCTATCACATGCTTAATATCGGCGGTAAAAACCCGCTTATTGCCGGAAATATTGGTACAGTTGCCAGCTCAGTTGCTGAACAAGCAACTGAAAACGATGTAATTGTCATGGAAGTCTCTTCTTTTCAATTAGCTGGTATCGAAAATTTCCGCCCGAAAATAGCTGTCTGGACGAATTTGTATGATGCCCATATCGACTATCATGGAAGTGCTGAAGAATATGCCAAGGCGAAAGCGAAAATCATTATGAATCAAGAAAGTGACGATTTCTTCATCTACAATGCTGACCAGGCAGAATTGCAGCCGTATATCGGACATGGTCGTGGGGAAAGAGTTCCATTCTCGCTCAACGGTAAAAAGCAGGAAGGTATTTCAGCTGATGATGAGTTGATCTACTGGCAAGGTGAGCCATTCGTAAAAAGATCTATTATCAAACTGCTCGGACAGCATAATCTGGAAAATATCTTAGCAGCAACAGCATCTGCTATTCTTTTAAATTGTGATAAAGAAGCAATTGAAAATGTCTTGAGTTCCTTTACGGGTGTGCGTCATCGTATGCAATTTGTAAAAGAACTGGATAATCGTACCTTTTTCAATGATTCCAAAGCAACAAATACGCTTGCTACAAAAAGTGCTTTATCATCATTCGATGAACCCGTTATTTTGATTGCAGGTGGCTTGGACCGTGGTCATTCCTTTGAAGAGTTAAGACCATACATGTCACAAGTGAAAGCACTATTGACACTAGGTGAAACAGGCAATCGGTTAGTTGAATTCGCCCAATCATGCGGAGTCCCATTCGCTAAAAAAGTCACTTCCATGGAAGAAGCTGTTAGGGCTGCATATGAGGTTTCTAAAGAAGGGGACCAAATTCTTCTATCACCGGCTTGTGCAAGCTGGGACCAATACAAGAGCTTTGAAAGCCGTGGAGATGCATTTATCGAAGCTATTATGAAACTGTAA